The following are from one region of the Streptomyces tuirus genome:
- a CDS encoding enhanced serine sensitivity protein SseB has translation MDIPADFSADFPAQTQTHPHGGWPGNELEEVLSASLGAGPAAGGRIVEVLGRSFVWIPLPSGGGPHSGPLDLPGIEIDGQAFVPVFSSEEQFRQVVGSHMSYTIAPAVEFARGLPPHAGIAVNPGGVVGIPLPPPAVAELCRAGRTPLDGPSSGGRVRLFEPDWQDDPVDFLAAACAEFEATGVVVTARRCLAAIETADPVMFVGVELSQWEGDLRALPLDALTRAVTAVPAPWPVNLVLLDVAEDPVGAWMRERVRPFYQR, from the coding sequence ATGGACATCCCGGCGGACTTCTCCGCGGACTTCCCGGCGCAGACGCAGACCCACCCGCACGGCGGTTGGCCCGGCAACGAGCTGGAGGAGGTGCTCTCGGCCTCCCTCGGTGCCGGACCGGCGGCCGGCGGGCGGATCGTCGAGGTGCTCGGCCGGAGCTTCGTGTGGATCCCGCTGCCCAGCGGCGGCGGCCCGCACAGCGGCCCCCTCGACCTGCCCGGCATCGAGATCGACGGCCAGGCGTTCGTCCCGGTGTTCAGCTCCGAGGAGCAGTTCCGGCAGGTCGTCGGCTCCCACATGTCGTACACCATCGCGCCCGCCGTGGAGTTCGCCCGCGGCCTGCCCCCGCACGCCGGCATAGCCGTCAACCCGGGCGGTGTGGTGGGCATCCCGCTTCCGCCGCCCGCCGTGGCCGAGCTCTGCCGGGCCGGCCGGACCCCGCTGGACGGTCCCTCGAGCGGCGGCCGGGTCCGCCTCTTCGAGCCCGACTGGCAGGACGACCCGGTGGACTTCCTCGCCGCCGCCTGCGCCGAGTTCGAGGCGACCGGAGTCGTCGTCACGGCCCGCCGCTGCCTCGCCGCCATCGAGACCGCCGACCCGGTGATGTTCGTCGGCGTCGAACTCTCCCAGTGGGAAGGGGACCTGCGCGCCCTGCCCCTGGACGCCCTCACCCGGGCCGTCACCGCCGTGCCGGCCCCCTGGCCGGTCAACCTCGTCCTCCTGGACGTGGCGGAGGACCCGGTGGGAGCGTGGATGCGGGAGCGGGTCCGGCCGTTCTACCAGCGGTAG
- a CDS encoding enhanced serine sensitivity protein SseB C-terminal domain-containing protein: MSASGTAAAGQVEHMLRQVTPGRYDAYEALLRALATPHSGQIWMLLWHGQAGSPDAQYGNMDVEGCGYAPCVTSAQELSASGWNRSYEVVDGVDVARALFPDHYGLWLNPHAPGGGVGIPWLDLRRIATGLDRQPAGPLRLSEPAIEVPQFYALLAQNAHRTPAVRSLRRAWVQPALGAPYLAIGLDVYDTSPPAVDSVRAMMQQSLGAVPDGLPVSTVALSDEHDPVAMWLRAKARPFYDREAHATAPVQAPVSGYGYPPAQGRY; encoded by the coding sequence GTGAGCGCGAGCGGCACGGCCGCGGCCGGACAGGTCGAGCACATGCTGCGCCAGGTCACGCCCGGGCGTTATGACGCCTACGAGGCACTCCTGCGCGCGCTCGCGACCCCGCACAGCGGCCAGATCTGGATGCTCCTGTGGCACGGGCAGGCCGGCTCCCCCGACGCCCAGTACGGAAACATGGACGTCGAGGGCTGCGGCTACGCCCCCTGCGTGACCTCCGCCCAGGAGCTCTCCGCCAGCGGCTGGAACCGCTCCTACGAGGTGGTCGACGGGGTCGACGTCGCCCGCGCGCTCTTCCCCGACCACTACGGCCTCTGGCTCAACCCGCACGCCCCCGGCGGCGGCGTCGGCATCCCCTGGCTCGACCTGCGCAGAATCGCCACGGGCCTGGACCGCCAGCCCGCCGGCCCGCTGCGGCTGTCCGAACCGGCCATCGAGGTCCCGCAGTTCTACGCCCTGCTCGCGCAGAACGCCCACCGCACCCCGGCCGTCCGCTCGCTGCGCCGGGCCTGGGTGCAGCCCGCGCTCGGGGCGCCGTACCTCGCCATCGGACTGGATGTGTACGACACCTCGCCGCCGGCCGTGGACTCCGTGCGCGCGATGATGCAGCAGTCCCTCGGCGCCGTGCCGGACGGGCTCCCCGTGTCGACCGTCGCCTTGTCCGACGAGCACGACCCGGTGGCCATGTGGCTGCGTGCGAAGGCCCGCCCGTTCTACGACCGCGAGGCCCACGCCACCGCCCCCGTCCAGGCCCCGGTCTCCGGCTATGGATACCCTCCCGCGCAGGGCCGGTACTGA
- a CDS encoding ABC transporter permease, with translation MTAPIETTGAEAGAQPEAVLSGVKKSQIEGRSLTQIAWMRFKRDKVAMAGGVVVILLTLLAVFSKPIQWIFNLDPNKFNQDLIDPALLAPKGGWGGMSWDHPLGVDPQYGRDMLARIIDGSWVSLLVAGGATLLSVCIGTVLGVVAGYYGGWIDSVISRLMDTFLAFPLLLFAISISASVQDGFFGLEGLPLRICVLIFVIGFFSWPYIGRIVRAQTMTLRKREFIEAATSLGARGPYVLFRELLPNLVAPILVYSTLIIPTNILFEAALSFLGVGIAPPQASWGGMLSNAVDLYTADPQYMFVPGLAIFITVLAFNLLGDGLRDALDPRSK, from the coding sequence GTGACCGCACCCATCGAGACCACCGGGGCGGAAGCCGGAGCACAGCCCGAGGCCGTGCTCTCCGGGGTCAAGAAGAGCCAGATCGAGGGTCGCTCGCTCACCCAGATCGCCTGGATGCGCTTCAAGCGGGACAAGGTGGCGATGGCGGGAGGCGTCGTCGTCATCCTGCTCACGCTGCTGGCGGTGTTCTCCAAGCCGATCCAGTGGATCTTCAACCTGGATCCCAACAAGTTCAACCAGGACCTCATCGACCCCGCGCTGCTCGCACCCAAGGGCGGCTGGGGCGGAATGAGTTGGGACCACCCGCTCGGCGTGGACCCCCAGTACGGCCGTGACATGCTCGCCCGCATCATCGACGGCTCGTGGGTCTCCCTGCTGGTCGCGGGCGGCGCCACGCTGCTGTCCGTGTGCATCGGCACCGTGCTCGGGGTCGTCGCCGGCTACTACGGCGGCTGGATCGACAGCGTGATCAGCAGGCTCATGGACACGTTCCTGGCCTTCCCCCTGCTGCTGTTCGCGATCTCCATCTCCGCCTCGGTGCAGGACGGGTTCTTCGGCCTCGAAGGCCTGCCGCTGCGCATCTGTGTGCTGATCTTCGTGATCGGCTTCTTCAGCTGGCCGTACATCGGCCGCATCGTGCGCGCCCAGACGATGACCCTGCGCAAGCGGGAGTTCATCGAGGCCGCCACGAGCCTCGGGGCACGCGGCCCGTACGTCCTGTTCCGGGAACTGCTCCCGAACCTCGTCGCGCCGATCCTCGTCTACTCGACGCTGATCATCCCGACGAACATCCTGTTCGAGGCCGCGCTGAGCTTCCTCGGCGTCGGTATCGCTCCGCCGCAGGCTTCCTGGGGCGGCATGCTCAGCAACGCTGTGGATCTCTACACGGCTGATCCGCAGTACATGTTCGTGCCTGGACTGGCGATCTTCATCACCGTCCTGGCCTTCAACCTGCTGGGTGACGGGCTGCGTGACGCCCTCGACCCTCGCAGCAAGTGA